A region of the Pygocentrus nattereri isolate fPygNat1 chromosome 27, fPygNat1.pri, whole genome shotgun sequence genome:
GTGTGCTtttcctcctgactcagtagtgctacttctttcatttttaactaaaaaaaaaaaaatcttacagcCCCATCTTGCATTATCTTGCAGTTCCAAAATAAAGTAGCCCCAGATATTCACTGTGGACCTTTAGGCCTTCACTGCATGTACTGACAGAGTGGATTTTAGGAATCAATGTCAGACTTAAgcaattttccatttaaaaaaaaaataataataaaaatttgcCACTGTCATAAACTATTGCTTCACAGATGGTGTAACTCGTGTCTGACTCATCTCACCCCTCTCTGAGCtacataatatttatatataaaaaaaaaccaaaaacaagaaaattgtAAGATCATTATACAGttccctccacaaatattggcacccctggcaAATATGAGCAATGCAGGCTgtgaaaacattctttactgcTTAtccattcaaaatattaacaaaaatctaaGCTTTATTCAAAGTACAAAATTAAACCCTGAATCTTATCATGaagtaaacattttttcttACATCTGTGTGTGCCATAATTGTTGGCACCACTTCttttaatactttgtgcagCGTCCCTTTGCAAACAGCCCCGAGTCTTCTTCTGCAATGCTTAACGAGACTGGAGAACAAGTGGTCCGAGACCATTCCTACATTTGTACTTTCTACAGTCTACACTTtccacttcagctcatcccacaggTTTTTAGGGCCAGGGGGTTGCCATGGTAAAACAAATATGTGGCCAAATATGTGGTAAGTCAGGTGATTGATACCATGGAAAACATGgtaagcaaaaaataaaaataaatttttgcCAACAGAAGCTAAAGTTTATTTCAAGACCAATTTTGTAATGACAATCAAAATTCTAGGACTAGTTTGAAAAAGTactgttttcacacatttaataacagtaaataaatatgcaCTTTGACGACACTTTCAAGGAAATACCTGGAACCCAGTGAAAAGGATAATGAGATATAACTGATTAACTGTTCAAAACCTGAATAGGACCCTCAAGTGTCCAATTCTTTTGAAATTTCACAGGATGAGAGAAAGTCCCcaccaaaaaatactatcaTGATTGGTCAATGTTAAGCCTGTCAAATGCATGCTGCCATAGTTTTCAAGCTATTAAAATTATCCCTATGGATCCGCTTATATCCTAGCTTGATCGGATGTACAGATGCTTGGAAGCAGTTATTTAGCAGTTACAGTGCCCCTTAATGACATACATGCATCCGAATTGATAGCTCAGTTCcatcagaatcagatttgtCTGTATGCCTCACGGTGTAAGTGTGCAGTAGCGTCACCTTCAGGCCAACTGGGCTCATCTCAGACACGTGAGTAATGGGAGGGACTACTACCAGTCGACCAAGTTTcatgtttgtatatatttcaCAGATACATTTTTAGGGCAGCACCAGACTAAGGAGAAGAAACAGCAAAATCCTGAATTTTACAATAGGTGGCAAAGCAAGTAGTAAccacaaaatgtgccataacatttgcagaagccacattttatgttttgtttgttccccagtatgttaacttcaacagataaacagtagttgtgcattaaaatgtccagAGGTGTGTTTTCTATAGAGGGGGTGttagcttgtttttatttaggcaatgaacaaaacattaatTAACCAAGGGTggccaaacatttgcatacgacTATATATCAGGTAAAATTATTACACTCACCATATGAAAgtacacaccatacacactagCCAGGTTGTGTTTCCGGTGACAGAGCTGATTTCTGTAGTTACGTACTGTTCACAGAATGGGCACTGTGTCTGAGAGGCATGTGGAGGCAGTTTTTGTACATCCAGAATCACCTGAGGAGCTGAACCAGACACACATGCCACCTTTAGCTGTTGATATTTAACACTTATACAGATCTGCTGTTACGCAAATTGTACAAATTCATAGAAACACCAAAAGTAAGGCTACACATAGTATTCCAGGCTACACAGAGAAAGCCTCTGGTAAAATGGACCGCTCTTCTAGTAATACAGACTCCTTAATTTCTCCCCAGAAAGTGTTCTAACACTTGACTTTTGTTGGAAGGaacatttagaaatgtttataggccattctactgaattagttgaAACTGCATCCTCAAAGTGAAAATactatttaaaataacaaacagTCAGACTTTAGCTATTTACAAGGATTGTCTTTTGACCTATTTAAACTCAAGACATTCATTGAAATAATGAAAGTCTAACAGTATACAAGATCAACATTTATAGTGAACTTTCAACTGGGAGGTGGCTGTCATAAACCGTAACCTGTAAATTTCGACTACTGAAAATcacaagattttttaaaaagatttaaagttgattttttgaaagtttttttttttttagttaaattttttaataataataaaaaaagtccaAAAGCAGAGCTTCAATTTAGCCACACCCCTTTAGAGCAGGAAATTAGACTGCTTTCCTGTATCTCATGGCCagatcccattgtttttaagtaaataggtcctaacccctaaatttcaagctttgagaatattttatatatatatatatatatatatatatatatatttatatatatatatatttataaattttttttttttttttttttttttttttttaatagatttttgaTATTTAGGTTTTCCATGGCTTTAACTTTTAAAGTTGTATATTCAAAAAAATGCTTGATGTTTttatgtcactactgaaacacaaagagttttagttCACAGGCAGAGCCATATTTTGGCCACACtcctgcatttcagagcaggaagttagactgcatccctgtccctcatggccacgaggtgagcagttagatctctCGATTGTTCTGAAGTGAATGTGAAACATTTAGGAATGTATTGACGTCAATGCTCAATTGTTTACTTTGCTGTATAGTTTCCTTATTCTAGGAGACCACAAGCAAATGAAGACTTTCATCCCACAATGCTGTATAACAGCTGATGTGCAAGTATAAAAGTAGTATTGTTCCTAGTCTAGATAATGTATGTCTTTTAATGTAAAGCCTACTGCCAACAACTTGTattacaagaaaaagaaaaattttcAAAGtggtccaaaatgtgttttaaaacgAAACCAGGCAAATTATGTCTTATAAACAATATTGTTTGGTTACAAATTAAGTCAGTGATTGCCGTTGCCTTTAAATCATCAATACAGACAGGTGAGGCAGTCATACTGGCAGACAAACCTGCCTACTGTTATGATTCACAGATGATGGTATGGGGTGGTATGACGTGGATGggaatttcttttttctctccacaCTTTCTCCACCACTCTCATAAAGGTTACTATTTGTCAAATCTGTCTTTTTATGcgaaaattttaattaaacagacttttctgtttttgaggTGTACCAGTGGTTTACATCATGTTGTGAAATCTTTGAGGTTTGTGCTttgatattctttttttttttatttttttttttttttaaatcaacacaCAGTATCCTTGAaacctaatgtttttttttcttctctcactGGTCTTAGTACTAAACTAAGTGTAGGTGGACTACATCTTACTCGTAAGTTTTGGTAATGTTAGAAAATGCCCTCGTGTTTCTATCATTTTGTCCACTACCTGTAGAGAACAGCCACCATCACACAGTCTTACCATAAATTACAGATGTACTGTCTAAATTTAACAATTTCTTTTCAAGATAATATTGTCACGCTACATTACCAAGTTATTAATGCATGTATTTACATAATAATCTGTCAGGTGTGCTAACCTGGATAAGAAGGAGGTTTATCCACATAAAATATTTGACTACCAAATGATGTAGGTGTGTCAGGTCCATCTAATGGTGCTGGGCTAAAAGTGCAACCTATAAAACCATACAAGAAGAGGTTACAATACCACAGTAATGTGTTATCCTTGGTGAAGCTAAGACAATGACACAAGGCAAGTCTACAGACATAAACAAGCAACCAGAATAAAGAAAAGGTGTTACCTTGAAGTTGTACAAGATTGTGTTCAAGTGCATCTTTCTTTACTTGTagctctctcttcctttccgAAAGATGCTTGAGTTCCTCTACAATCTTTTCAGTTTCTTCTTCCTTAGTGAATTCTTCTCCTGGCAACAATAACAGCAAAGTCTTGAATCTTGAAGCAGATCAACTCAGACAGACACTACATCTATTAAATTCAGCTACATCCTCAAGCTATTTGTATTACTTGCCATATAATATCACGCTTACCTTCCTCTTGAAAGCCCACATTTTTTCCGAACTTCTTCAACATAGCCAACAAATCCAGTCTGTCATTGAGCTGCTGTCTGCGCATCGACAGCTGGTGTATTTCTGAGGAGACCGATTCCAGTTGCTGCTCTTTCGATGGCAGAGGCATGATGAACGCTGAGATAGATAAAAACGCTCCGCTCTATCCAAGTATCCTAACCCTGAAGCTCCCTCTGTTCATATACAGCCTTATGGACCAGCTGCCACCTTAATAAACACTATTACATGAAGTCCATCAGCCGTCAAAATAGTCtttcagagaggcagagaacatACGAAGCATAAACAAAATATTCTTTATTACAAAGAAGCTATTAGGTACAAaatgaaaactcaaaaaaatgaatactCAACCTGAGGAGATTCAAATGATCCATAATATGGTTCCATAAAAAGACGAGGATTGAAacataaagtaataataatcaaaacatCAGAAGACAAACCAAATATATAATTCAAAGCTCCTGACGCTGACTGTAGCCAGAGAAACAAGAGCATGTTCTGTTGAAGCAAGGAAATGCTATTCATGTCACAGCACCAGGAACTAggttataatatttaaaatctgTGGTTAAAAAACAGTCTGCACATTCCCACATCCATCCTTCTGGACTCTTCTGGATTCTCACCACAAGCAGaagaatctaaaaaaaaaacccaaacattttatataaccacacttaaaaaacacattgagagacaaaaacaaaacaaacttaaTATAAAGATTCAGTTTCTCATTAAGCGTGAGatcaaaataaatgattatacCTGGCTGGGTGCAGCAAATTTTTGTATTTGCATCCATATGCAAATGTAATACTTACTAAATAAGTCAACAAAAGCTCCCCATCACCATctcaaaatatattttgaatacTGCATAACTAAAAGATAACTATAACTAAACAAATAACTGACGCTTGAGTTGTGTTAATAGCTGTGTAAATGTCTCCCTACCTGCTCACAAGTGAACCACCTTCTCATTTCTTCCCTGGTTTCTTCATGAAAGTCACATCATCTCTGTTCCTGATTCCATAACTGAAAGAAAACAAGCATACAACGTAAGTCTGTTTGCATCTGGTTCCACATTTATAGAAGTTTCACAGTTCCAAtgcagaggtcttcaaatccgGACCTGTAATCCAGTTTCTGGTCTCGGATTTTGTAATCGCTGGTAGTTAACTGAACTGTCTATGTCACTGATTGGCCACCTAGTTTCATTCCTGACAGCGATTACAAAATCGAGGAACATAAACTGGATCCAAAGTCCAGACTCGGAGATCTCGGTTCTTGTGCCTTGATAAGACACTATACCTTGGACTGATTTCTCTAGATGCCTACTAGTTGTAGTAGTTGCATGCGCACTTCGGTGGATTCAGATAAACCAAATGACCCACTGACTCACTCAGAACAGCTTTGTCCACTTTCAAGTTCAAGAAAAGGGGCGGGATCAAAATTCAGGCAGATAAAAtgctgcagaaaaaaataattttccaaGGAACTGTTTTTGAGCAATTAAGACTGAAGGAACTTAAAAAGATCAGCCACAAAGAGCTGACCCCATCTTACGAGACATTCAGAGAgcttaagataagataatcctttattagtcccacagcggggaaattcacagtattacagcagcagcagagtaacaggagtaaggcactcagtaatagaaatgggaaacagtataaaccttatcaacattataaataataaaaatttaaagctaaatctctagactatttacaggaaaataaggataataataagagttgcatagaaatctgtattgcacttaggaacatattgcacaatgaaaaagtGTTGGGGAAAAAGCATGGGGTGGGCgtagttctccagcatggatgctagcttgtttagcatcctcccctttctcccaccgcctgcattGGGTCTATAGGGGTTCCCAGGACCGAGCcagccctcctgatcagtttgtccagttccttcctgtctgcagtggagatgctgccgccccagcagaccactccatagaagatgccaccactgtgtcaaaaaaggtcctcaggactggcccctgcactccaaatgacctcagtctcctgagcaggtagagtctgctctgtcctttcctgtaaagtgcagctgtgttgtctgaccagtccagtttatagttaaggtgcacaccAAGGTAGTTataagagtccactctttcaatgtccgttccctggatgttcactgctggagggggatgtgtgcgcctgcggaaatccaccaccagttctttggtcttccccgcattgatctgtaggtgattccgcagacaccagtccacaaagtcctgaatcagttctctgtaatctctgtcgtcctcatttgtgatgcggccgacgattgctgagtcatcagagaacttctgtaggtggcagttgggcgagttgtacatgaagtctgcggtgtacagggtgaagaggagCGGTGCTAACaccgtccactgtgagaaagagctccatgcagcaggCAGATGATGGCGTCATCCACCCCAATGCCAGGttggtaggcaaactgaagtgggtccatagatgagctcaccatagggTGGAATTGtctaaggaccagcctctccagtgttttcatcaggtgtgacgtcagtgccaccggcctgtagctgctgaggtcctttgggtgctgtgtttttggtaATGGCACCACACAAGTTGTCTTCCACAGTTGTGgtactctccccagcttcaggcttgtgttaaaaatgtgctccactatcCCACACAGCTGATCTGCGCAGGACTTGAGGAGCCTGGCACTGATGCCATCCGGCCCTGTAGCCTTCCTCACCTTGATCTTCCTGAACTCATTTGTCACCTGGGCCATTGTGAAGGTCAGGCTGGAGCAGGGGGGGTGCTGAGTGTTGAAATGTGTGAAGGGGGGGTTACGACAACCAGCAGAAGAACCAGTGGGGGGTGGGTCTGAGCTGAAAGTTGTTGGgctgggggtgggtgtgagAGAAGAGGTAGAGCAGCATGCTGGAAGTGCCAGACAGGAGGGTTTTAGCAGAGATGTCTGTGTAGTGGGAGGGGCGGGTGAGTGATCAAACCtgttgaaaaacagattgagatCATTCACCCACTTTTGGTCCCCTACCACCTGAGAGTCGGGCTTCTTGTGGCCTGAGATTGCTTTAAGGCCTTTCCAGACTCCGCTGACATTATTCTGCTGTAGCTGTTCCTCCATCTTCCTCCTATAGCTAGCTTTCCGCTCCCGGATCTTCTGCTCAGCTTTCAGCTCCTCTCTGTCCCCTAATCTAAAggccctctttttctccctcagaAGAGCCTTTACCCTTATGAGATAACTGGAGCGCAGGGATAACATACATATAAACTTTCTAACAGGACTCCACTCAATGGCATCTCTTGTTTTTTCACAGTTAGACATGGTGCCAATATGATCCTGAGCACTGGGCTAGTATCAGCAAGAAAATGGATGTGATATGGGTGATAAACAAACTTGAGCATAATTCAAACAccgagatataaacaaagtaatttcAGATGATTTGATGTATGACTGGGACTCCAAGAGAGCATAACTAGCCTCGCTCATTGGGTGGGTAGAATAAAAACGtatggaattcctctttaagcaAAGTGCTTCAATCAAAAATAGCTTATTTCAAACCTAAGTAATTTTCTACAGAAGAAACATTGCATCAGTCTTGGCCGATACTAAAGATGTGAATATCGAGTtctgaaaagaaaacataataTTCTGTCATTTTTACAAGTTCATAATAGCCGTATGTGCTACTGAGACAATTATACAAATTCATATCCATCCTTCAAAAACACAAAGGTGCACCAAAAATGTATAAAGCTTTCTTTCACTTGCTGTAAATTTGctatatggaccattctactcAACTGTTTCAAAGTCAGAACTGACAAACCCTTCAAACTTTTAACTAACTTCAGACTTTTTGCTTCGAATGACTCTATTCCTTAATTCTGATGATTTTACTAAAATTAATGATTGAATATTTTATtctgtcactactaaaacaatcATAACCCTACCCAGGCTTTACCACATGTTTTAGTAGTGTCGGTTTGAGTACTGGAAGCTGTATCTTTAACAGTCACCAGCTGCCCTCATgacatgcatttgtttttacttaCTCCTTCAGTTTCCTTCTGTCATCTTCTAATCTTTCTCCATTAAAGACCAAATGAAACGTTCGCCACACATATTTccttaaaagagaaaaattgaTGTTAAAGGCTCACACAAACCATCTATACTAAGCCGACATACATATTTAAGTAAAAATTAACTTACCAGCTGACGTGTTTAACACCTCCCTCACGCTGCTGCTTCAGCTCCATGTACCGCTGAATGGCCTTCTTAAGATCCAGCACAGCAGCAGACTGAACCACCACAATGGCTGATGAAAAGTTAAATCCACTCCATGAGTAAATTGTAATAGTCATATTTAACCATATCAATCTATATCATTCAAATCAAAACAGGATCGTTGGATTATGATATAAATATCACAATATAGAGCAACTCGACATAAGAAGAATCAACTCACGCATGATCTCGCCGTCAGCTTTACACACGCGCACAGTCATGGCTTGACCATACTCCAGAGCCACTTGGGAGTTTACCTCCTCCAAAGTGACCTAcaagagagaatgaaaataaCACTGACACTTTGGAACCTTAAGGGGTGTCACTTGAGCTTAGTCCTGGTCCACATCATATCTTAGCTCTTTTTTAAGTTGAGCTTTGCTTGAAAAATGACCTCGATCACAAACCTGGATTGGCAGGTCACACAGCAGAGGGTCCTGTACTATCAGAGCCAGTCCTTCTTCAAAGACATCCAAAAATTCAGAATGAGGCAATGcctcttcatcttcctcttcttgtTCTTCCTGCTTCACAGTTTCTTCAGTAACGTCTTCTTTTTTCACATCAGTCTCAATCACAtcttttgtttgtgtgtctacCTGTAGCTCCTCGTCCATTCTGGGGAATGATTACTGATGATTAGGGATCATCTGTTCCTGTCATCTGAGGAAAATGGTAAACATGACGCACATCCTTTTTCTGAACATTCTCTAAACTGGGCATGTTAAGAGAACTGTTTAATATAGTATGGTTTCATATTGTCAAACATGACAGTGCCTTACCACCGCAATAGCATCTAAGACCATCTTTTCAAATCAGTGAAAAAACTGACCATCAGAATCACCACCAGACATCTACTTCAGTAAGCTCACTGGCCACTGCATTAAGTACCGCTACCTTGTATTTATGTAAATTGTGGTGAGTGGACCTCACTCTATTGTTCACAgctgtaggtgcactttgtggttcaataattacagactgttgcCCGTTTCTCTGCGTAATCCGTTACCCTGTTAATCAATGCTAAGGAACACCGAAGACCACAACAGGGCAGAcattatttgggtggcggaTTACCCCCAGCACTGTGGGGACACCTAGCTTTTTGGTCCAACTCACAGATGTCAAGTCAGAGtcaacagctcatctgttgctgcacaactTGTGCGAGTcgtcttctagtccttcatc
Encoded here:
- the snrnp25 gene encoding U11/U12 small nuclear ribonucleoprotein 25 kDa protein isoform X2; protein product: MPLPSKEQQLESVSSEIHQLSMRRQQLNDRLDLLAMLKKFGKNVGFQEEGEEFTKEEETEKIVEELKHLSERKRELQVKKDALEHNLVQLQGCTFSPAPLDGPDTPTSFGSQIFYVDKPPSYPAPQVILDVQKLPPHASQTQCPFCEQYVTTEISSVTGNTTWLVCMVCTFICCIAGCCLIPFCTDSFKDIVHKCPKCRSQIHTCKKM
- the snrnp25 gene encoding U11/U12 small nuclear ribonucleoprotein 25 kDa protein isoform X1, whose product is MYIECVMGHQWVMTPFYSHSIAFVSLSVYVHDVYCLKFPADALKQGRLANVYGRAQWPLLTFCAYTAGGCSHSRMDEELQVDTQTKDVIETDVKKEDVTEETVKQEEQEEEDEEALPHSEFLDVFEEGLALIVQDPLLCDLPIQVTLEEVNSQVALEYGQAMTVRVCKADGEIMPIVVVQSAAVLDLKKAIQRYMELKQQREGGVKHVSWKYVWRTFHLVFNGERLEDDRRKLKDYGIRNRDDVTFMKKPGKK
- the snrnp25 gene encoding U11/U12 small nuclear ribonucleoprotein 25 kDa protein isoform X3, with translation MDEELQVDTQTKDVIETDVKKEDVTEETVKQEEQEEEDEEALPHSEFLDVFEEGLALIVQDPLLCDLPIQVTLEEVNSQVALEYGQAMTVRVCKADGEIMPIVVVQSAAVLDLKKAIQRYMELKQQREGGVKHVSWKYVWRTFHLVFNGERLEDDRRKLKDYGIRNRDDVTFMKKPGKK